GCGAAAGGATTGCTGAAAGGCTTTTCTCATGAGGATAAAACTCATTGGCTGCCTAGTGTTGAGCTTGATGGGCTTCACTATCTTAGTATTAAGCCTCTTGCGGAGATTGATAAATATTGTTTGAGAGACGAAATTGAAGGTCTCTGGATAATCACTCTTGGTGGCGGTGGTAGGGCTGGTTGCCTCCGGGTACACAGAACCCCACAAGCAAATGGACAGCTGCTTTCCCGTCTGGTGAACACAGAGACCGTTTCTCTTGAAGAGGCTTATCAGGGTTTTAATGCAGCACAAAGTCTCGAAGATGCATACGGCCAGGATCACCTTCCTCATGTTCGCGGCGCCATGATTTATCCCCAGAAAAAATACCGGGGAAGACATAATCAAATATTTCACTGGGTGCTGGGTTCCGGCAGCTGGCGGTCACTCTTGGAAAATCAAGGAGCCAAACATGGGTAGAAATATCTATAAGTCTGATTTGCGGGAATTTAAATTTCTTATTGAAGACCAGTTTCATCAGGCCAAAACACTATTTGAGCACCCACGCTATAGTGATTGCTCTGCTGAAATCGTAGATGATGTTCTGCAGCGTGCGAAAAAATTTGCTACTGAGGTATTGGGACCAGGTTATCAAGAGGCTGATGAACAAAGTTGCCACTTGGTTGATGGCAAGGTACAGCTGCCTTCCTCTTTTCCGGAGATGTGGAGTCGTTTTAAAGAGGAATGGGGAGACTTATCTTCTAGCAGTGGCGGTCAGGTAACCGATCTTCCGCCCTTTATAATGCAAATGCTGTTAGAAATGTTTATGGGGGCCAACCCCAGCTTTATGACCTATGGTGGTTTTTGTTTGCCATCTTCTACCCTGGTAGAAAAATATGGTTCAGAAATTCAAAAAGCACTATTTAAGGACAAATTGGCTACTTCTGAGTGGACTTCTTGCCTTTGTTTGACTGAGCCACAGGCTGGCAGTGATGTTTCCCTGGTCGATACCAAGGCCGCGCGGCAAGCAGACGGTACCTATTTACTCACCGGCGAAAAGTACCTAATCAGTGCTGGTATGCACGACCTAACAGATAATACCTTGTACTTTGTGATGGGTAGAGGGGAGAAGAGTGGCTCGGGAACCTATGGCTTGTCTTGCTTTATCGTACCCAAATACTGGGTTGAAGAAGATGGTAGCCTAGGAGAGTTTAATCATGTTGAATGTATCTCCCTTGCTGACAAAATGGGTTTTAAAGGTTGTGCCAATACTCACCTTACCTTCGGCAAGAATGGCCAATGCCGTGCATATTTACTAGGTGATCGGGAAAATGTTGGATTATTGCAGTTCTTGACCCTGATGAATCAGGCAAGAATTAGCACAGGGGTTTATGCCCTGGGAATGGCTTCCTCGGCTTACTACAACGCTCTAGCCTATGCCAGTAAACGCATTCAGGGTAAACGTTTTCATGAAAGCTTCAGCGCTACGGCAAGCAGGGTCAATATTGTTGAGCATGTAGATGTGCAGCGCATGTTACTGGAAATGAAATCCAAGGTTGAGGGCTGCAGGGCCTTGATCGCCAAGCTGACCCTATCTGAAAGCTTACTCAAGACATTCGAGGGGGATGAGGCTAAGAAAACTGAGGCTACCTATCATCAGGGGCTGGTAAACCTGCTGACTCCCGTGGTGAAAGCCTATATCAGTGATCAGGCATGGCGCATTTGTGAACTGGCCATTCAGACCTGTGGTGGCCAAGGTTACCTGAAAGAATTGGGTATTGAGCAGTATGCTCGGGATATCAAGGTACTCGCCATTTGGGAAGGAACTAATTATATCCAAAGCCAGGATCTTATCCGAGATAAGTTAGGGCTGGGCAACTCCAGCAAGCTGTTTCAAATTTATAAGAGTGAGTTTGAATCATTTATTAATAGAGCGGGTGATTTCCCCAATTTCAAAACCGAATTTAGCCGCCTTCAAGAATCCTTTGAGCACTTGGAGACTGTCCTGAAAACCGTACATGTGTGGGTCAGGACCAAAGAGATGTTCAAAATTCCGGCTTACAGTACTCGTATTCTGCACATGATGGGGGACATTACTCTTGCCTGGTTGTTGCTAGAAGCTGCCTGTAGTGCATCCAGTCGCCTGAGTAAAGGAGAGGGGGATAAAGCTTTCTACGAGTCGAAGGTCACTAGCGCTAAATTCTTTATCAGGAATGAATTACCCAGAACCAAGATGGTGATGGACATTATTCAGGATCATGATTCATTTTGTCAGGTTGACTCTCCCGTATGGGATTCTCTTCTCACTGGGGTGGAATCGCTGTGATGAATGCTTTCGATCAAATACAAAAAGAATATGACGTTGTCATCATTGGCGGTGGCTGGGCCGGGTTGACTCTGGCTCGGCAAATTAGACGCGGTGGCCAGGATGTTTCAATTTTGGTTGTAGAAGCCAGTGATAGTTTCCGTGCAAAAGTGGGGGAGGCTACTGTTGAGATGACCGGCCATTACTTTATGAAGCAGTTGGGCTTGGTTAATTATCTCTATAGGAACCACCTTCCGAAAAACGGTTTGCGCTTTTTCTTTGATAAACCTGATCACAGCTTGTCTCTAACCGAAATGAGTGAGCACGGAACTACTAGTATTCCGCCTCATCCAGCCTTCCAGCTGGACAGAGCTCGCCTGGAGGCGGACCTGGTTGAAATGAACCGGGAAGATGGTATTCAAGTTCTTATGGGTGTGAAAGCCAAGGGCCTCAGTATTGAGTCTGACGATAACCGTCATTCCATTCAGCTGTCTGTGGCTGATTGCAACACTGAGATTGCAGCCCGCTGGTTGGTGGATTGTAGTGGGCGCAATCGCTTTGCAAAGAAACATAAAAAGTTAACACGCCAGGAGAATGTACCCGAGCACTTCTCTTCCTGGGGACGCTTCAAGAATATCCGGGATATTGACTCCATGGGAGATGAATCTTGGAGAAAACGGGCTTTTGGCCGTTTCTTATCTACCAATCATTTTTCCGGAGATGGCTATTGGGTGTGGTTTATTCCACTGAGTGGTGGCTACACCAGTGTCGGAATTGTCGGTGAAAAGGATAAGTTTGAAAAACCACCCACCAAGCGTGAAAGCTTCCTGGAATTCCTGATGAATTATCAGGCAATTTCAGAATTGTTAGATGGCGCTGAGCTGGTGGATTTTGAAGCTTGGGGGCAGCTTGCCTATCGTGCGGATGAATTTATTTTCCCCGATCGTTGGGCTACCTCTGGTTTTGCCTCTATGTTTCTTGATCCCCTGTTCAGTGGTGGTGGCGATATGATCGCTTTGTTTAATGATCATATCTGTAAATATATCCTTATGGATCTCGCTGAACCTGATAGAGGTAAAGCCCAGAATATACTGAATCAGGAGCTAGCCATTGCGAATCAGACCGTAAAAGAGTTTTATCAAGGCCTCTATGCTCATGTGGCCAATGTATACCCGGTTATTGATTCTGCTGAGCTTTGCTCACCTCTGTTGGCATATAACACTGCTGCTTATTTTCTGGAAATCGCCTGGGACTATATGTCAGACAGTTACCTGGATCAGGAGTACTGGCAACGTAAAAGTTACCTGCGCCGGGGTTATATGGCATTGGAGCTTATATTGCAGAGGCAGTTGATAGATACCGCGAAAGTTCTTAAATCGGAAGGTCGTTATTACCGTAGGAATGATGAAGGATTTTTTGAGTCTGGAGCGGATCATTACAAGTATTTTGTCTACCTGATGGGTACTGCTGGTCGGGATGGTTGGCGCATTGATTTAAGGGTAAAGCTGTGGGTTGAGATATTTCTCAAGGTGATTGAGGCCAAATTGGATTTCCCTGGGCTAGCTAACAAAATGGTAGTTCAGCAAAGTATATTGTTGCCGGATTTATTGGGGAGGCCCAATTTAAGCACTGCCGACAAGGGGTGGTTGCTGGAGAAAATTTCTGAAAAATTCTCAGGAATACTCTCAGATGAGGCGGAGCGCCCTGTTCAAGTTAGAGTGACGGAAGACTCTTTCCATACGGAAGCACTGGAAATTAAGGATTCTTCCGGAGAGCTAACTATAGATGAACTTGACAAGCTCGCTAAAAAAGCCAAATCGCTCTGGTCTCAAAATCAGGAATACATTGCGATGCCAGGTATGGTACCGGTTTTCTTGGCATTTGCACGTAGCCAATCCGACAGCATTATGGATTCTGTAATTGACCAGAGAAAAGCTATGGGAATGGATCAACAAGCCTCAGAAAGTCCTGTAGTGGAGGCGGTGTGATTCAAGAGTTTTTCAAAGCGCGTGATAGTAAGAATCTGGCATTTCGCTGGCTGCCAGCAGAAGATACAGAGACCGCGCTCATATGTATGCACGGCAGCACTTTTAGCAGTCAGTGGTATTTAATGTTTGGGCGAATGCTACACAAACAGGGAATGTCCATTTGCTTACCGGATTGGCGAGGGCATGGGAAAAGTGAGGGGCGTCCTGGAGATCTGGATTATCCGAACCAATTACAGGATGATCTGCAGGATCTGATAGCGCACCTCAAGGAGAGAGGAGTTCGCCGTTTTGTACTCGGTGGGCATAGCGCCGGCTCTCTTGCCTCTCTGAGATACCTCGGAATATATGGTACCAAGGACATCGTGGGTTTTTTTGCTATAGCACCACCGCTAACCCAGGCAGAAGAAACTCGAAAGTATGATATTGCCACTTCAGGACTTGAGTACTTTATCCGCTATTTTCGTAAACGGCGACACAGCAGACCAATGGCGGGCCCAGAGCAGCAAAATTTGCCCAAAATAAATCTTTGGAAATATTGGCTGGCGATGCTTATTCCTGCATTCAGGCGGATGCCTGTTTTAAGCTTCCCTCCAGTAGGTTCAGCTGCTGGTAATCAGGGTAGGGTACTTGATTGTAGCTTCAACTTACTTAGTGCTTACACTATTAAGAGATATACCGATCTATTCGCCAGTATTGATATCCCGTGTCATATCACCGTGGGCCAGTACGATGAAGTAGTCGATGCACATACCTTATATACGGTAATGAATTGGTATATCTCACCTAAAGTAGAATCCTATTTAACTGAGATTCCCAATGCTACCCATATGTCAGCTATCTCAGCTTCGGCTAAACCGATCTCCAGCTGGCTCGATAAGGTGGTAGAGAGGCGATTGGAGGCTGCTTTGTGAAACAAATGGTTTATGATATTTCTGGGGTAAAACCTGTAACACTAGCAGTGGGTGCGGAGTTCTCTGTGTTGGACTTATACCCCGATAAATATAAAAAATTATTGAGCACATCAGAGGTTAAGCATAAGGGTGTTATCCAGAGAAGTGATCGCAATTGCTTTCACATTAAAGTTGCAGATTTGTTCAATTTGCCCCTGTATTACTTTACCCTGAATGAGCAACTGTTCATCAGTGCGAAATTGTCCTCATTTTTGGCCGTAGGTGCAGATAAAGTCGATCTGAACTATTTGGTTGAGCTTGAATATTTCGGTTTTCCTACTGAAAGAAAAAGCCTGCTGGAAAATGTCAGAATGATTTTTCCGGGTGATGAGGTGACGATCACAGCTGAATCATTAATCTGGCTGGATGATACTCTTGCTACAGAACCTAATTTGAAGGCTGCTTTGGTAAAGCCTCAAAGCAGAGGGGAGGCCTTATACAATCTTCTCCCCATGGTGGCTTCACAATTATTTACACCTTTCGATCATGTGTTCTTTGCTCAAGTGTTTGAGCAAGTAGAAGCTTGTGAAGAGCTTTTGTGCGAAATTAGTAAAAATAGCCTGCCGCGAAAATTTGGGTTTAATCGTCAAAGGTCAGATATCTTTAAAGCGGCGCACAAGTCCAGAAAGGTTGAAGGTATTGATCTGAAAAACTATGTTAGAGAGATTAATGATCAGCTTGAATCGAGCTGGGAAGCTTCTGGTAAGGAACAGGATAGGGATGTCTACCTGGCAGAGTATTTGTATCATCCTTTTATTCTTTTTCATCTGAATATTCTGGCTGCAGAGTTAGGTAAGGAGGTCAGGATTGTCGACGAGAGTAATTTGAAAGAAAAGGGTGGTCTGAATCAAATTTTCTCTTTGGATGACAGCCCTATAGTTAATGTTTATGAGTCTTTTCAGAGGGTGTTTTTTTACGGAAACCGATGGCTTTCACGCATCTGGTTTTTTATACCCCCTATGATTAGCGCCAAGATTATTAAGCGGCAACAGAAATACTCTGAAGGTGAGCAGCATGTATGTATATATGCTTTGACCCTAGATTATTTGTTGCGATTCTATCCCTTGAAAGTTGGTAATGTAACTGGAGATTAGGTATGTCTACAGCAGTCGTAGAGAGCAAAGTACAGGAACTCTGTGAGCAGATCGCTCTTATGCTGAATGTTGATTCTGTTGATGCGGATACCCCTATTGCTGAGTTGGGTGTGGATTCACTCAATATTGTTGAAGTGATATTGATTTGTGAACAGCTTTATCCTGGTGTGATGAGCCCAGAAAATCTGGTTTTTGATGAGCACACTACCCTAAAGGAAATGGATACACAGTTGCTCGAAAATTCAGCTGAGATTTAAATCTTTTTTAGGGGGTAGCCCATGTTTAAGAAAATGCTAACAATATTAATAAGTAGTCTTCTGATTGGTAACATTATTGCCTGGTTTTCAGGGGCTGCTCCCATTGACTTCAAAAAGATAGACTATAGCAAAACTGAATTTGAACAATTGGAGTTTCTGACAGCTGAGCTGGATCAGAATCAATCTGACCCTGAATTAATGTTGCAACTTGGGCAGCTGTACAGCTACCACAATGAAATAGATAGAGCGGATAATTTACTGGCTACCGCCTACCAACAAGATCCTGAAAATATGCTGATTAAAGCAGCCTATTTTTCCAATGAAGGTAAGTTGGCTGGTGCCATGTTCGATCCGGCCATGGGGTTGTATAAACTTTATCGTCTGCGTCAAGCGATGAATCAAGTGGATGAAGCGGCGCTACAAGCTAGCTCTGACTTTAATGTGCGACTGGTTCGGCTGCTCACTTTTTCTTTTGTTGGTGAAGTTAGCGGTCACTTTGACAGAGTGTTTGAAGATGAAGACTGGTTCATAGCTCTGATAGAAAAAGATAATGATGCTTTACCTGGGGAAGTCAAACAACTTGTGTATCTGGCTCTCGCTAATGCCTACATGATTAAAGGGTTGGATAATAGTAATGAACTTAATATAGCTCTGGATTATTACCAGAAAGCAGAAAATTTGGCTGAATGTCCTTCTACCATGCTGGATGCCTGTGAGCAGTTGAGTCAAATGGTTATTACTTTGGGCGAAGCCTAATGTTGGTTGAATTGCGCAATGTATCCAAGCGCTATGCTATGGGTGATATCTGGGTAGACGCCCTAAAAGATATCACTCTTTCCTTGGGAAAAGGCGAATTTCTCGCTGTGAAGGGGCCTAGCGGTAGTGGTAAGAGTACTTTGCTTAATATTTTGTCGGCTCTTGATCAGTGCGATTCCGGCACTGTTCAGGTTGGCGGTGTCAATATCGGTAAATTGGGAGAGCACAAGCGTTCAAAATTCCGAAACCGGCACATTGGCATTGTATTTCAGTCCTTTAATTTGATACCAGTGCTTACTGCCCTGGAAAATGTGATGTATCCACTGACTCTCAGGGGAGTGAAGAATGCCAAAGCAAGGGCTCTGCAGGCACTGAAAGATGTAGGCCTTGAAAAACAGGCTGGGCAAAGACCAACCCAGTTATCGGGGGGGCAGATGCAGCGGGTAGCTATAGCCAGGGCGATTGTCACACGGCCTGATATTGTATTAGCAGATGAGCCTACGGCAAATCTGGACTCGAAAACCTCAGAAACGATCATGGCGCTGATACAGAAGTTGAATAGAGAGCAGGGCATAACCTTTGTTATT
The DNA window shown above is from Microbulbifer variabilis and carries:
- a CDS encoding acyl-CoA dehydrogenase; its protein translation is MGRNIYKSDLREFKFLIEDQFHQAKTLFEHPRYSDCSAEIVDDVLQRAKKFATEVLGPGYQEADEQSCHLVDGKVQLPSSFPEMWSRFKEEWGDLSSSSGGQVTDLPPFIMQMLLEMFMGANPSFMTYGGFCLPSSTLVEKYGSEIQKALFKDKLATSEWTSCLCLTEPQAGSDVSLVDTKAARQADGTYLLTGEKYLISAGMHDLTDNTLYFVMGRGEKSGSGTYGLSCFIVPKYWVEEDGSLGEFNHVECISLADKMGFKGCANTHLTFGKNGQCRAYLLGDRENVGLLQFLTLMNQARISTGVYALGMASSAYYNALAYASKRIQGKRFHESFSATASRVNIVEHVDVQRMLLEMKSKVEGCRALIAKLTLSESLLKTFEGDEAKKTEATYHQGLVNLLTPVVKAYISDQAWRICELAIQTCGGQGYLKELGIEQYARDIKVLAIWEGTNYIQSQDLIRDKLGLGNSSKLFQIYKSEFESFINRAGDFPNFKTEFSRLQESFEHLETVLKTVHVWVRTKEMFKIPAYSTRILHMMGDITLAWLLLEAACSASSRLSKGEGDKAFYESKVTSAKFFIRNELPRTKMVMDIIQDHDSFCQVDSPVWDSLLTGVESL
- a CDS encoding NAD(P)/FAD-dependent oxidoreductase, with the protein product MNAFDQIQKEYDVVIIGGGWAGLTLARQIRRGGQDVSILVVEASDSFRAKVGEATVEMTGHYFMKQLGLVNYLYRNHLPKNGLRFFFDKPDHSLSLTEMSEHGTTSIPPHPAFQLDRARLEADLVEMNREDGIQVLMGVKAKGLSIESDDNRHSIQLSVADCNTEIAARWLVDCSGRNRFAKKHKKLTRQENVPEHFSSWGRFKNIRDIDSMGDESWRKRAFGRFLSTNHFSGDGYWVWFIPLSGGYTSVGIVGEKDKFEKPPTKRESFLEFLMNYQAISELLDGAELVDFEAWGQLAYRADEFIFPDRWATSGFASMFLDPLFSGGGDMIALFNDHICKYILMDLAEPDRGKAQNILNQELAIANQTVKEFYQGLYAHVANVYPVIDSAELCSPLLAYNTAAYFLEIAWDYMSDSYLDQEYWQRKSYLRRGYMALELILQRQLIDTAKVLKSEGRYYRRNDEGFFESGADHYKYFVYLMGTAGRDGWRIDLRVKLWVEIFLKVIEAKLDFPGLANKMVVQQSILLPDLLGRPNLSTADKGWLLEKISEKFSGILSDEAERPVQVRVTEDSFHTEALEIKDSSGELTIDELDKLAKKAKSLWSQNQEYIAMPGMVPVFLAFARSQSDSIMDSVIDQRKAMGMDQQASESPVVEAV
- a CDS encoding alpha/beta hydrolase, with the protein product MIQEFFKARDSKNLAFRWLPAEDTETALICMHGSTFSSQWYLMFGRMLHKQGMSICLPDWRGHGKSEGRPGDLDYPNQLQDDLQDLIAHLKERGVRRFVLGGHSAGSLASLRYLGIYGTKDIVGFFAIAPPLTQAEETRKYDIATSGLEYFIRYFRKRRHSRPMAGPEQQNLPKINLWKYWLAMLIPAFRRMPVLSFPPVGSAAGNQGRVLDCSFNLLSAYTIKRYTDLFASIDIPCHITVGQYDEVVDAHTLYTVMNWYISPKVESYLTEIPNATHMSAISASAKPISSWLDKVVERRLEAAL
- a CDS encoding acyl carrier protein, encoding MSTAVVESKVQELCEQIALMLNVDSVDADTPIAELGVDSLNIVEVILICEQLYPGVMSPENLVFDEHTTLKEMDTQLLENSAEI
- a CDS encoding ABC transporter ATP-binding protein; translation: MLVELRNVSKRYAMGDIWVDALKDITLSLGKGEFLAVKGPSGSGKSTLLNILSALDQCDSGTVQVGGVNIGKLGEHKRSKFRNRHIGIVFQSFNLIPVLTALENVMYPLTLRGVKNAKARALQALKDVGLEKQAGQRPTQLSGGQMQRVAIARAIVTRPDIVLADEPTANLDSKTSETIMALIQKLNREQGITFVISTHDDYVTSLASRVITILDGELVSDRLSGDVLASGYDRSSITSSGVEV